One genomic segment of Desulfonatronum thioautotrophicum includes these proteins:
- a CDS encoding sensor histidine kinase, which translates to MQTPESRTKAAPRHDERRGAHSMNAPNESVRSTALEHVPIGLKTAFRTCFVFLCLALGAFLPAILSSIPVSDLLRFPSLLFLLSAAFVGIALIILARSQRLLDVLASQPAPHTAAEPAGNDSAVMDEQVKALKQQLYHAQKVVSVGQIAGEVVHEINNPLAIIDSQSGVIRDMLDPSLGLDASPESIRKELDEIDKAVRRARGITHKVLSFVRRTEPMLQESDLNQLLDGVVSGMKEKEFSLSGIKISKEYAQLPKLKLDPDLVQQVFLNLLNNAGDAMEDGGQLTLRTVLEGNHVRVSVEDTGHGMTPEQLEQCFNPFFSTKKAGKGTGLGLPICRNIVEDLGGTIEARSTPGQGTVFSLLLPIPGSGPGVDRDRE; encoded by the coding sequence ATGCAGACACCGGAAAGCCGGACCAAAGCCGCGCCCCGGCATGACGAACGCCGAGGGGCGCACTCCATGAACGCTCCCAACGAGTCGGTCCGTTCAACGGCCCTGGAACACGTGCCCATTGGCCTGAAGACAGCCTTCAGGACCTGTTTCGTGTTTTTGTGTCTCGCCTTGGGGGCCTTTCTCCCGGCTATCCTGTCCTCCATTCCCGTTTCCGACCTTCTTCGCTTCCCCTCCCTGCTGTTCCTCCTGTCCGCCGCCTTTGTCGGCATTGCCCTGATCATCCTCGCCCGTTCACAGCGCCTGCTTGACGTCCTTGCGTCGCAACCCGCTCCCCACACTGCTGCCGAGCCCGCCGGCAACGACAGCGCCGTCATGGACGAGCAGGTCAAGGCGCTCAAGCAGCAGCTGTATCACGCCCAAAAGGTCGTCTCCGTGGGCCAGATCGCCGGGGAGGTGGTGCATGAGATCAACAACCCTCTGGCCATCATTGATTCCCAGTCCGGAGTGATCCGGGACATGCTGGATCCGAGTCTGGGCTTGGACGCCTCGCCGGAGTCCATCCGCAAGGAGCTGGACGAGATCGACAAGGCGGTCAGGCGGGCCAGGGGTATTACCCACAAGGTGCTCAGTTTTGTGCGCAGGACGGAACCTATGCTCCAGGAGAGCGACCTGAATCAGCTTCTGGACGGCGTGGTCTCCGGGATGAAGGAAAAGGAATTCTCTCTTTCAGGGATTAAGATCAGCAAGGAATATGCACAGTTGCCAAAGCTGAAGCTCGATCCGGACCTGGTCCAGCAGGTTTTCCTGAACCTGTTGAACAACGCCGGGGATGCCATGGAAGATGGAGGTCAGTTGACCCTGCGCACCGTATTGGAGGGCAACCACGTGCGTGTCTCCGTGGAGGATACCGGTCACGGAATGACCCCGGAACAGCTAGAGCAATGTTTCAATCCGTTTTTTTCCACCAAGAAGGCCGGCAAGGGGACCGGACTGGGGCTGCCGATCTGCAGGAACATCGTGGAAGATCTCGGCGGAACCATCGAAGCGCGCAGTACTCCGGGGCAAGGGACGGTCTTTTCCCTGTTGTTGCCGATTCCCGGCAGCGGTCCTGGTGTCGATAGGGATCGAGAATGA